A section of the Ruania halotolerans genome encodes:
- a CDS encoding GntR family transcriptional regulator: MQIVVSTSSSTPIYEQIKRQVRASILSGETGVGELLPSLRHLAADLRVSTITITRAYNDLAAEGLVQGEHGRGFVVLAVDAQVASTALEARVDEALGELVSAARRAQLSKSDVQRRLDESWSRHD, translated from the coding sequence ATGCAGATCGTGGTGTCGACCAGCTCGAGCACACCCATTTACGAGCAGATCAAGCGCCAGGTCCGCGCCTCGATCCTCTCCGGTGAGACGGGGGTCGGCGAGTTGCTGCCGTCCCTGCGTCACCTGGCGGCTGACCTGCGCGTCAGCACCATCACCATCACCCGGGCGTACAACGATCTCGCCGCTGAGGGCTTGGTCCAGGGCGAGCACGGCCGAGGTTTCGTCGTCCTTGCGGTCGATGCTCAAGTGGCCTCGACCGCGCTGGAGGCCCGTGTCGACGAGGCACTCGGCGAACTCGTGTCCGCGGCCCGGCGCGCCCAACTGAGCAAGTCCGATGTCCAACGCCGTCTCGATGAGAGCTGGAGCAGACATGACTGA
- a CDS encoding ABC-2 transporter permease translates to MSAMSVGFARFDLLSWFPRKQTLLTLAFVVVIGILLPVPGMAIIAAAVVTSLMVSAPFLGDEQGRLDTLYGVLPVSRASIVVGRAASLLTYYLTAAALATVTTVVVSATRGDEPAADLLLVAHAAAAAIVGIALGLQMPVFFRIGYSRGRLMAYAPTVVIAGGAWLLQAIGWHTPVLEAFSGVPVTVLLGAGLAVGLAGVILGVVISARLYRTRDL, encoded by the coding sequence ATGAGCGCGATGAGCGTCGGATTTGCCCGCTTCGATCTCCTCTCCTGGTTCCCGCGGAAGCAGACCCTGCTGACCTTGGCCTTCGTGGTGGTGATCGGGATCCTGCTGCCCGTCCCCGGGATGGCGATCATCGCCGCCGCGGTGGTCACATCCTTGATGGTCTCCGCGCCTTTCCTCGGCGACGAACAGGGCCGGCTGGACACGCTCTACGGCGTCCTGCCCGTCTCCCGGGCGAGCATCGTGGTCGGGCGCGCCGCGTCGCTGCTGACCTACTACCTGACGGCTGCCGCCCTGGCCACGGTCACCACCGTCGTCGTCAGCGCCACCCGGGGAGATGAGCCGGCCGCCGACCTGCTGCTGGTCGCCCATGCAGCCGCGGCGGCGATCGTCGGGATCGCCCTGGGTCTGCAGATGCCGGTCTTCTTCCGGATCGGCTACTCACGCGGGCGCCTGATGGCCTACGCGCCCACCGTCGTCATCGCCGGAGGTGCCTGGCTGTTGCAGGCGATCGGCTGGCACACGCCGGTGCTCGAGGCATTCTCCGGGGTGCCCGTCACGGTCCTTCTCGGCGCCGGACTGGCGGTGGGGCTCGCCGGGGTGATCCTCGGCGTCGTCATCTCCGCCCGGCTCTATCGGACGCGCGATCTCTGA
- a CDS encoding AAA family ATPase produces MGPFYPAWDGDRFDHLLDQLLVPKRERVGDLSRGEGIKLSLATALAQQPELLILDEPSSGLDPASRRQIADLIRDFMVDPSHAVLFSTHITTDLENLADEIMVLVAGEVAHHGPLIDLPEQFAMARGSGTPPSGPLIGLQAARAQWSAMIRLQDSAAFGPEVVIDAASIDDVVVHLAAEEKVVAA; encoded by the coding sequence GTGGGGCCCTTCTACCCCGCCTGGGACGGCGACCGGTTCGACCACCTGCTCGACCAGCTCTTGGTCCCCAAGCGCGAGCGCGTGGGAGACCTCTCCCGCGGGGAGGGCATCAAGCTCTCCCTCGCCACCGCCCTGGCCCAGCAGCCGGAGCTGCTGATCCTGGACGAGCCCTCCAGCGGCCTCGACCCGGCATCGCGGCGGCAGATCGCCGACCTCATCCGCGACTTCATGGTCGATCCCAGCCATGCAGTCCTGTTCTCCACGCACATCACCACCGATCTGGAGAATCTGGCGGACGAGATCATGGTGCTCGTGGCCGGCGAGGTGGCACATCACGGCCCGCTGATCGACCTCCCGGAGCAGTTCGCCATGGCTCGTGGCTCGGGCACGCCTCCCTCCGGCCCCCTCATCGGGCTGCAGGCGGCACGTGCCCAGTGGTCGGCCATGATCCGCCTGCAGGATTCAGCCGCCTTCGGACCCGAGGTGGTGATCGATGCCGCGAGCATCGACGACGTCGTGGTCCACCTCGCCGCCGAGGAGAAGGTGGTCGCCGCATGA
- a CDS encoding TetR/AcrR family transcriptional regulator produces MNDDQRPPTRERILAAAAAIISEEGLAARLSVRAVAARAGVSTGSLRHHFPTQRELRDEVMRRIYGWIAPGDTIHDTSLPVRERLIQALQQPLALIGAGAQARETMATTCRTFIAGEQTDQVRESYLAIERDAQYRLEHWLTVIAEEGGIPVEDIPRRARFLSTVLNGLGLERALPAEDSLAAQEAQTLAMAVDAVLGLELRDRASDRAGRR; encoded by the coding sequence GTGAATGACGATCAGAGACCTCCGACGCGCGAGCGGATCCTGGCGGCCGCGGCCGCGATCATCAGCGAGGAGGGGCTGGCGGCGCGCCTGAGCGTGCGCGCGGTGGCAGCACGGGCGGGTGTCAGCACAGGATCGTTGCGCCACCACTTCCCCACGCAGCGGGAATTGCGCGATGAGGTGATGCGACGCATCTACGGCTGGATCGCTCCCGGCGACACGATTCATGACACCTCGCTACCGGTGCGCGAGCGCCTCATCCAGGCGCTCCAGCAGCCGCTCGCCCTGATCGGTGCCGGAGCACAGGCGCGCGAGACCATGGCGACGACCTGCCGTACGTTCATCGCCGGCGAGCAGACCGATCAGGTTCGCGAGTCCTACCTGGCGATCGAACGAGACGCCCAGTATCGCCTCGAGCACTGGCTGACCGTGATCGCCGAGGAGGGCGGCATCCCGGTCGAGGACATCCCTCGCCGCGCGCGGTTCCTCTCCACGGTCCTCAACGGGCTCGGTCTGGAGCGTGCGCTACCGGCTGAGGACTCACTCGCCGCCCAGGAGGCCCAGACGCTCGCCATGGCCGTGGATGCCGTGCTGGGCCTGGAGCTCAGAGATCGCGCGTCCGATAGAGCCGGGCGGAGATGA